From Solanum lycopersicum chromosome 8, SLM_r2.1, the proteins below share one genomic window:
- the LOC101256616 gene encoding eukaryotic translation initiation factor 4G-like isoform X2 has product MQRRGDQKKSESQNQYKRNSRVGGRSPSAQPQYQRVTSGKGGGSSVLPPPSPDSDSSSPTTQSFKKSDGETGPLKVTDAVQNDAPAITSGSADRIRHEDNQIVSSALSSHHTSSDLDPSAPKTPMKDDTSKNVSLQFGSFTPGFVNGMQIPQRTNSAPPNMDEQKRIQARSSPFRPLQLLSSSTPHQPQLREDIGKPMNKNPDPQHSHERDLPVHVQVPAAQAVGSMQKLSSLPFPGVPVNPPFLQPHGPVQFGMPGPQVQHQGIPCSSFPMPMPMPLPVGNPNQVRHPPFVPGLQPHPMQLQGAIQHGQMMNFPSKFGHQLSTPFGNMGVGIPPQFGQHVRKVNSRKSVKITHPDTHEELKLDEKVDMKLDGGSSGLAIHHPGGLPSQPMHYGPSLPMSFSPQMSPNPMFLQNAPSVPITNSLVAPCAPGLGYSSSVQMAINQAPGSVRREVLASSYPVSLKTAETEKALQPPLRVNSSEEGSRILPETSVEASESASKPTTFASPSSTSLVSVDIPPSGSATAIGSNVNHVRGVDYVETELKNPPKKSQLHPQQLREEGNSASKSNPTPTNSVDRISEGQNAATIETQAAVKETQTERNSNEWNASGQVSSTGGCETNNVVHQLSHSAASLSDCNVSKIVVPVATNNNKEVLPSASGAKCNEDSHIHTSPSSPSNTKTRGKVSEETKTEYRRVQGSTPKDKHTNKVKSANSRGKKKRREILQKADAAGDASDLYMAFKGPKEKLQSSVSSGSVESCSSLTARKISSSSNEDFSANEDKKTTAEPNSWEDAAMSTPKLETSGDNKIVNDNLRHPNGGSDTTGHMRYSRDFLLTLSSHFGDLPDNFEVPWHMAEALLSPNSSISKGVDFNKNGPNFGPGQINSRQGSSSWSDNRPTGMADDGRWTNEQHIDINQGGNANGARPGRGNHKNMRNLQGQPPNQYVSVFPAGTMLPLASQGGIQHIRSDANRWQRVSGSRKGSFASHSPLQVMHKADKKYEIRKVTDAEEAKRRHLKAILNKLTPQNFEKLFEQVKEVNIDSATTLAGVISQIFDKALMEPTFCEMYANFCYHLAGELPDFVEDNQKITFKRLLLDKCQEEFERGEREEAEADSMEEDGAVKLSEGKREEMRLQTRRRMLGNIRLIGELYKKKMLTERIMHECIQKLLGQYQTPDEEDIESLCKLMSTIGEMIDHSKAKDYMDAYFDMMTTMANNTDLSTRVRFMLMDIIDLRKNKWQQRRKVEGPKKIEEVRRDAVQERRAQVGRSPRGSSTVSSARRGQPADLSPRSSMLSSPAPQMTPFRGIPSQNRGFGSQDCRLEAKHPHESRTSSAAMPQRSSDDYKTMSLGPRGGPGRGTPFRGQVMHSASPVTASAGGWSPYNSRQESISKYAPGTVVKPTANYARPNQHEHAHYAEKELTNTNRPFGASAEPPASNSPGTIWSEERLGEMSIAAIREFYSAVDEDEVVLRIGELNSPSFHPMMLSIWVNDSFQRKERDRDLLARLLISLTKSKVVLETKHLIEGFESVLATLEDEVTDAPKAAVFLGRIFGRLISENVISLKEAGHLIQHGGEESGHLLQTGLGYEVLESTFDLIRSEKGESALKDICSASSTQLEDFRPPVLSK; this is encoded by the exons ATGCAGCGCAGGGGTGATCAGAAGAAAAGTGAATCGCAGAATCAGTATAAGAGAAATAGTAGAGTTGGTGGTCGGTCACCATCAGCACAGCCACAGTATCAACGGGTCACTTCTGGAAAAGGCGGTGGTAGCTCTGTTCTACCTCCTCCTTCTCCCGATTCCGATTCCTCTTCTCCAACCACGCAAAG CTTCAAGAAGTCTGATGGAGAAACAGGTCCACTGAAAGTGACTGATGCTGTGCAAAATGATGCCCCTGCCATAACCTCAGGATCAg CAGATAGAATCAGACATGAAGATAACCAAATTGTTTCTAGTGCTCTTTCTTCTCATCATACATCTTCAGATTTGGATCCGTCAGCTCCTAAGACCCCCATGAAAG ATGACACTTCTAAAAATGTATCTCTTCAATTTGGAAGCTTTACCCCGGGTTTTGTGAATGGAATGCAG ATTCCTCAAAGGACCAACTCAGCACCCCCCAACATGGATGAGCAGAAGCGCATTCAG GCACGATCTAGTCCTTTTAGACCACTGCAGCTTTTATCTTCTTCTACTCCACATCAGCCGCAGCTGAGGGAGGACATTGGGAAGCCGATGAATAAAAATCCGGATCCTCAGCATTCTCATGAAAGAGATCTACCTGTTCATGTTCAGGTTCCAGCAGCTCAGGCTGTTGGTAGCATGCAGAAGTTATCTTCTCTCCCTTTTCCGGGGGTTCCAGTGAATCCTCCTTTTCTGCAGCCTCATGGTCCTGTGCAGTTCGGAATGCCTGGACCACAGGTTCAACATCAAGGAATACCTTGTTCTTCGTTCCCAATGCCAATGCCAATGCCACTACCAGTTGGAAATCCCAACCAAGTTAGGCATCCTCCATTTGTCCCTGGTCTGCAACCTCACCCTATGCAGCTTCAGGGAGCAATCCAACATGGACAAATGATGAACTTCCCTTCTAAATTTGGTCATCAGCTGAGCACTCCATTTGGCAACATGGGAGTTGGGATTCCACCACAGTTTGGGCAGCATGTTAGGAAGGTTAATTCTCGCAAATCTGTTAAAATTACTCATCCCGACACTCATGAAGAGTTGAAACTAGATGAGAAGGTTGACATGAAATTGGATGGTGGTTCATCTGGCTTGGCAATACATCATCCTGGGGGCTTACCATCACAGCCTATGCATTATGGTCCCTCTCTCCCTATGAGCTTTTCCCCACAGATGTCCCCGAATCCTATGTTCTTACAAAATGCTCCTTCAGTTCCTATAACAAACTCCCTTGTGGCTCCCTGCGCTCCAGGACTAGGATATAGCTCTTCAG TTCAAATGGCAATTAACCAAGCTCCAGGCTCTGTAAGAAGAGAGGTTTTGGCATCTTCATATCCAGTTTCCTTGAAGACAGCAGAAACAGAAAAGGCACTGCAACCACCTTTGAGAGTTAACTCTAGTGAAGAGGGATCAAGGATTCTCCCGGAAACCTCTGTTGAGGCATCAGAATCTGCCTCCAAGCCAACAACTTTTGCTTCACCCTCAAGCACATCACTTGTTTCTGTCGATATACCTCCTTCTGGTAGTGCTACAGCTATAGGAAGCAATGTTAACCATGTTCGAGGAGTCGATTATGTTGAGACCGAGTTGAAGAACCCTCCAAAGAAAAGCCAATTGCATCCTCAACAACTACGAGAG GAAGGAAATTCCGCATCCAAATCGAATCCTACTCCAACAAATTCAGTAGACCGTATTTCTGAAGGTCAAAATGCTGCAACTATAGAAACCCAAGCAGCAGTGAAAGAAACTCAAACTGAAAGAAACTCAAATGAATGGAATGCATCGGGTCAAGTATCAAGCACAGGAGGCTGTGAAACTAACAATGTAGTACATCAGTTGTCACATTCTGCTGCTTCCTTATCAGATTGCAATGTTTCTAAAATTGTGGTGCCTGTTgctacaaataataataaagaagttTTGCCTTCTGCATCTGGAGCAAAGTGTAATGAGGATTCTCATATTCATACTTCACCGTCATCTCCATCAAATACCAAAACTAGGGGAAAAGTCTCTGAGGAAACAAAAACTGAATATCGCCGTGTTCAAGGATCAACTCCAAAGGATAAACATACAAATAAGGTGAAAAGTGCAAACTCCAGGGGAAAGAAAAAGAGGAGAGAAATTCTTCAGAAAGCTGATGCAGCTGGAGATGCATCTGATCTTTATATGGCATTTAAGGGACCCAAGGAGAAACTACAATCTTCTGTTTCTTCAGGAAGTGTTGAGAGTTGTTCCAGTCTCACTGCAAGGAAGATATCATCAAGTTCCAATGAAGATTTTTCGGCAAATGAAGATAAAAAGACTACAGCTGAACCAAACAGCTGGGAAGATGCTGCTATGTCAACTCCAAAGTTGGAAACTTCTGGTGACAATAAAATTGTTAATGATAATCTTAGGCATCCAAATGGTGGAAGTGATACTACAGGACACATGAGATACTCAAGAGATTTCCTTCTTACCCTTTCTTCTCATTTTGGTGATCTCCCTGATAATTTTGAAGTTCCATGGCATATGGCGGAGGCCCTTTTGAGTCCTAACTCTAGCATTTCGAAAGGGGTAGATTTTAACAAGAATGGTCCAAACTTCGGTCCTGGACAAATTAATAGCAGACAAGGCAGCTCTTCTTGGTCTGACAACCGTCCTACTGGAATGGCAGATGATGGCAGGTGGACCAATGAGCAACATATTGATATCAACCAAGGAGGAAACGCTAATGGTGCTCGTCCGGGTCGAGGAAACCACAAGAATATGAGGAATCTACAAGGACAGCCACCTAACCAATATGTATCTGTGTTTCCTGCTGGAACAATGCTGCCATTAGCCTCTCAGGGAGGAATACAACATATTCGGTCCGATGCCAACCGCTGGCAGCGGGTTTCTGGCTCCCGAAAAGGTTCATTTGCTTCTCACTCTCCACTGCAAGTTATGCACAAAGCTGACAAGAAATATGAGATACGCAAAGTGACTGATGCAGAAGAGGCAAAACGTAGACACTTGAAAGCTATCCTCAACAAGCTAACGCCACAAAATTTTGAGAAGCTGTTTGAGCAAGTAAAGGAGGTTAATATTGATAGTGCTACCACTCTTGCTGGTGTCATTTCCCAGATATTTGACAAAGCTCTCATGGAGCCAACATTTTGTGAGATGTATGCAAATTTTTGTTATCATCTAGCCGGGGAACTTCCTGATTTTGTGGAGGACAATCAGAAAATAACCTTCAAGAGACTGCTCCTAGATAAATGCCAGGAGGAGTTTGAGAGAGGTGAAAGAGAAGAAGCAGAAGCCGACAGTATGGAAGAGGATGGAGCGGTAAAGCTGTCAGAGGGAAAGAGAGAGGAGATGAGGTTACAAACACGAAGAAGGATGTTAGGTAACATCAGATTGATTGGAGAATTATACAAGAAGAAGATGCTTACAGAGAGGATAATGCATGAGTGCATCCAGAAATTGCTTGGGCAGTACCAGACTCCAGATGAGGAAGATATTGAGTCTCTCTGCAAGCTTATGAGCACTATAGGAGAAATGATCGACCATTCCAAGGCAAAGGATTACATGGACGCGTATTTTGATATGATGACGACAATGGCTAACAATACAGATTTGTCTACAAGGGTGAGGTTTATGTTGATGGATATTATtgatttgagaaaaaataagtGGCAGCAAAGAAGAAAAGTAGAAGGCCCCAAAAAAATAGAGGAAGTGCGAAGAGATGCTGTGCAAGAACGTCGAGCTCAGGTTGGTCGGTCCCCTCGTGGTTCAAGCACTGTTTCCTCTGCTAGAAGAGGGCAGCCTGCAGATTTAAGTCCTCGTTCATCCATGCTTTCTTCTCCAGCTCCTCAGATGACTCCTTTTCGTGGAATACCATCACAAAATCGTGGATTTGGAAGCCAGGATTGCAGGTTAGAAGCTAAACATCCACATGAGAGTAGGACATCATCAGCTGCCATGCCACAGCGATCTAGTGATGATTATAAAACAATGAGCCTTGGTCCGCGGGGAGGCCCCGGAAGGGGAACGCCTTTCAGGGGTCAAGTAATGCATTCTGCTAGTCCCGTGACTGCCAGTGCAGGTGGGTGGTCACCATACAACTCAAGACAAGAATCAATATCCAAATATGCTCCAGGGACAGTTGTGAAGCCTACTGCTAATTATGCTCGGCCAAATCAACATGAGCACGCACATTATGCAGAAAAAGAATTAACAAATACAAATCGTCCTTTTGGGGCATCTGCCGAACCACCAGCGTCAAATTCACCAGGAACGATATGGTCTGAAGAACGTCTTGGAGAAATGTCGATTGCAGCTATTCGTGAATTTTACAG TGCAGTTGATGAGGACGAAGTTGTTCTACGCATTGGAGAATTGAACTCACCAAGCTTTCATCCAATGATGCTATCGATATGGGTAAATGACTCGTTTCAGAGGAAAGAAAGGGACAGGGATCTTCTTGCTCGGCTTCTTATCAGTCTTACAAAGTCAAAGGTGGTACTGGAAACCAAACATCTCATTGAGGG GTTTGAATCAGTTTTAGCTACTTTGGAGGACGAAGTTACTGATGCTCCAAAAGCAGCTGTATTTCTTGGTCGCATTTTCGGTAGATTAATCAGCGAAAATGTGATCTCTCTGAAAGAAGCAGGACATCTTATACAACATGGTGGTGAGGAGTCTGGTCATCTTCTGCAAACTGGATTGGGATACGAAGTTCTCGAAAGTACATTTGACCTTATAAGATCAGAGAAGGGAGAATCAGCCTTGAAAGACATCTGCAGCGCGTCCAGCACACAGTTGGAAGATTTTAGACCTCCTGTTCTGTCCAAATGA
- the LOC101256616 gene encoding eukaryotic translation initiation factor 4G-like isoform X3 — MQRRGDQKKSESQNQYKRNSRVGGRSPSAQPQYQRVTSGKGGGSSVLPPPSPDSDSSSPTTQSFKKSDGETGPLKVTDAVQNDAPAITSGSDRIRHEDNQIVSSALSSHHTSSDLDPSAPKTPMKDDTSKNVSLQFGSFTPGFVNGMQIPQRTNSAPPNMDEQKRIQARSSPFRPLQLLSSSTPHQPQLREDIGKPMNKNPDPQHSHERDLPVHVQVPAAQAVGSMQKLSSLPFPGVPVNPPFLQPHGPVQFGMPGPQVQHQGIPCSSFPMPMPMPLPVGNPNQVRHPPFVPGLQPHPMQLQGAIQHGQMMNFPSKFGHQLSTPFGNMGVGIPPQFGQHVRKVNSRKSVKITHPDTHEELKLDEKVDMKLDGGSSGLAIHHPGGLPSQPMHYGPSLPMSFSPQMSPNPMFLQNAPSVPITNSLVAPCAPGLGYSSSVQMAINQAPGSVRREVLASSYPVSLKTAETEKALQPPLRVNSSEEGSRILPETSVEASESASKPTTFASPSSTSLVSVDIPPSGSATAIGSNVNHVRGVDYVETELKNPPKKSQLHPQQLREEGNSASKSNPTPTNSVDRISEGQNAATIETQAAVKETQTERNSNEWNASGQVSSTGGCETNNVVHQLSHSAASLSDCNVSKIVVPVATNNNKEVLPSASGAKCNEDSHIHTSPSSPSNTKTRGKVSEETKTEYRRVQGSTPKDKHTNKVKSANSRGKKKRREILQKADAAGDASDLYMAFKGPKEKLQSSVSSGSVESCSSLTARKISSSSNEDFSANEDKKTTAEPNSWEDAAMSTPKLETSGDNKIVNDNLRHPNGGSDTTGHMRYSRDFLLTLSSHFGDLPDNFEVPWHMAEALLSPNSSISKGVDFNKNGPNFGPGQINSRQGSSSWSDNRPTGMADDGRWTNEQHIDINQGGNANGARPGRGNHKNMRNLQGQPPNQYVSVFPAGTMLPLASQGGIQHIRSDANRWQRVSGSRKGSFASHSPLQVMHKADKKYEIRKVTDAEEAKRRHLKAILNKLTPQNFEKLFEQVKEVNIDSATTLAGVISQIFDKALMEPTFCEMYANFCYHLAGELPDFVEDNQKITFKRLLLDKCQEEFERGEREEAEADSMEEDGAVKLSEGKREEMRLQTRRRMLGNIRLIGELYKKKMLTERIMHECIQKLLGQYQTPDEEDIESLCKLMSTIGEMIDHSKAKDYMDAYFDMMTTMANNTDLSTRVRFMLMDIIDLRKNKWQQRRKVEGPKKIEEVRRDAVQERRAQVGRSPRGSSTVSSARRGQPADLSPRSSMLSSPAPQMTPFRGIPSQNRGFGSQDCRLEAKHPHESRTSSAAMPQRSSDDYKTMSLGPRGGPGRGTPFRGQVMHSASPVTASAGGWSPYNSRQESISKYAPGTVVKPTANYARPNQHEHAHYAEKELTNTNRPFGASAEPPASNSPGTIWSEERLGEMSIAAIREFYSAVDEDEVVLRIGELNSPSFHPMMLSIWVNDSFQRKERDRDLLARLLISLTKSKVVLETKHLIEGFESVLATLEDEVTDAPKAAVFLGRIFGRLISENVISLKEAGHLIQHGGEESGHLLQTGLGYEVLESTFDLIRSEKGESALKDICSASSTQLEDFRPPVLSK; from the exons ATGCAGCGCAGGGGTGATCAGAAGAAAAGTGAATCGCAGAATCAGTATAAGAGAAATAGTAGAGTTGGTGGTCGGTCACCATCAGCACAGCCACAGTATCAACGGGTCACTTCTGGAAAAGGCGGTGGTAGCTCTGTTCTACCTCCTCCTTCTCCCGATTCCGATTCCTCTTCTCCAACCACGCAAAG CTTCAAGAAGTCTGATGGAGAAACAGGTCCACTGAAAGTGACTGATGCTGTGCAAAATGATGCCCCTGCCATAACCTCAGGATCAg ATAGAATCAGACATGAAGATAACCAAATTGTTTCTAGTGCTCTTTCTTCTCATCATACATCTTCAGATTTGGATCCGTCAGCTCCTAAGACCCCCATGAAAG ATGACACTTCTAAAAATGTATCTCTTCAATTTGGAAGCTTTACCCCGGGTTTTGTGAATGGAATGCAG ATTCCTCAAAGGACCAACTCAGCACCCCCCAACATGGATGAGCAGAAGCGCATTCAG GCACGATCTAGTCCTTTTAGACCACTGCAGCTTTTATCTTCTTCTACTCCACATCAGCCGCAGCTGAGGGAGGACATTGGGAAGCCGATGAATAAAAATCCGGATCCTCAGCATTCTCATGAAAGAGATCTACCTGTTCATGTTCAGGTTCCAGCAGCTCAGGCTGTTGGTAGCATGCAGAAGTTATCTTCTCTCCCTTTTCCGGGGGTTCCAGTGAATCCTCCTTTTCTGCAGCCTCATGGTCCTGTGCAGTTCGGAATGCCTGGACCACAGGTTCAACATCAAGGAATACCTTGTTCTTCGTTCCCAATGCCAATGCCAATGCCACTACCAGTTGGAAATCCCAACCAAGTTAGGCATCCTCCATTTGTCCCTGGTCTGCAACCTCACCCTATGCAGCTTCAGGGAGCAATCCAACATGGACAAATGATGAACTTCCCTTCTAAATTTGGTCATCAGCTGAGCACTCCATTTGGCAACATGGGAGTTGGGATTCCACCACAGTTTGGGCAGCATGTTAGGAAGGTTAATTCTCGCAAATCTGTTAAAATTACTCATCCCGACACTCATGAAGAGTTGAAACTAGATGAGAAGGTTGACATGAAATTGGATGGTGGTTCATCTGGCTTGGCAATACATCATCCTGGGGGCTTACCATCACAGCCTATGCATTATGGTCCCTCTCTCCCTATGAGCTTTTCCCCACAGATGTCCCCGAATCCTATGTTCTTACAAAATGCTCCTTCAGTTCCTATAACAAACTCCCTTGTGGCTCCCTGCGCTCCAGGACTAGGATATAGCTCTTCAG TTCAAATGGCAATTAACCAAGCTCCAGGCTCTGTAAGAAGAGAGGTTTTGGCATCTTCATATCCAGTTTCCTTGAAGACAGCAGAAACAGAAAAGGCACTGCAACCACCTTTGAGAGTTAACTCTAGTGAAGAGGGATCAAGGATTCTCCCGGAAACCTCTGTTGAGGCATCAGAATCTGCCTCCAAGCCAACAACTTTTGCTTCACCCTCAAGCACATCACTTGTTTCTGTCGATATACCTCCTTCTGGTAGTGCTACAGCTATAGGAAGCAATGTTAACCATGTTCGAGGAGTCGATTATGTTGAGACCGAGTTGAAGAACCCTCCAAAGAAAAGCCAATTGCATCCTCAACAACTACGAGAG GAAGGAAATTCCGCATCCAAATCGAATCCTACTCCAACAAATTCAGTAGACCGTATTTCTGAAGGTCAAAATGCTGCAACTATAGAAACCCAAGCAGCAGTGAAAGAAACTCAAACTGAAAGAAACTCAAATGAATGGAATGCATCGGGTCAAGTATCAAGCACAGGAGGCTGTGAAACTAACAATGTAGTACATCAGTTGTCACATTCTGCTGCTTCCTTATCAGATTGCAATGTTTCTAAAATTGTGGTGCCTGTTgctacaaataataataaagaagttTTGCCTTCTGCATCTGGAGCAAAGTGTAATGAGGATTCTCATATTCATACTTCACCGTCATCTCCATCAAATACCAAAACTAGGGGAAAAGTCTCTGAGGAAACAAAAACTGAATATCGCCGTGTTCAAGGATCAACTCCAAAGGATAAACATACAAATAAGGTGAAAAGTGCAAACTCCAGGGGAAAGAAAAAGAGGAGAGAAATTCTTCAGAAAGCTGATGCAGCTGGAGATGCATCTGATCTTTATATGGCATTTAAGGGACCCAAGGAGAAACTACAATCTTCTGTTTCTTCAGGAAGTGTTGAGAGTTGTTCCAGTCTCACTGCAAGGAAGATATCATCAAGTTCCAATGAAGATTTTTCGGCAAATGAAGATAAAAAGACTACAGCTGAACCAAACAGCTGGGAAGATGCTGCTATGTCAACTCCAAAGTTGGAAACTTCTGGTGACAATAAAATTGTTAATGATAATCTTAGGCATCCAAATGGTGGAAGTGATACTACAGGACACATGAGATACTCAAGAGATTTCCTTCTTACCCTTTCTTCTCATTTTGGTGATCTCCCTGATAATTTTGAAGTTCCATGGCATATGGCGGAGGCCCTTTTGAGTCCTAACTCTAGCATTTCGAAAGGGGTAGATTTTAACAAGAATGGTCCAAACTTCGGTCCTGGACAAATTAATAGCAGACAAGGCAGCTCTTCTTGGTCTGACAACCGTCCTACTGGAATGGCAGATGATGGCAGGTGGACCAATGAGCAACATATTGATATCAACCAAGGAGGAAACGCTAATGGTGCTCGTCCGGGTCGAGGAAACCACAAGAATATGAGGAATCTACAAGGACAGCCACCTAACCAATATGTATCTGTGTTTCCTGCTGGAACAATGCTGCCATTAGCCTCTCAGGGAGGAATACAACATATTCGGTCCGATGCCAACCGCTGGCAGCGGGTTTCTGGCTCCCGAAAAGGTTCATTTGCTTCTCACTCTCCACTGCAAGTTATGCACAAAGCTGACAAGAAATATGAGATACGCAAAGTGACTGATGCAGAAGAGGCAAAACGTAGACACTTGAAAGCTATCCTCAACAAGCTAACGCCACAAAATTTTGAGAAGCTGTTTGAGCAAGTAAAGGAGGTTAATATTGATAGTGCTACCACTCTTGCTGGTGTCATTTCCCAGATATTTGACAAAGCTCTCATGGAGCCAACATTTTGTGAGATGTATGCAAATTTTTGTTATCATCTAGCCGGGGAACTTCCTGATTTTGTGGAGGACAATCAGAAAATAACCTTCAAGAGACTGCTCCTAGATAAATGCCAGGAGGAGTTTGAGAGAGGTGAAAGAGAAGAAGCAGAAGCCGACAGTATGGAAGAGGATGGAGCGGTAAAGCTGTCAGAGGGAAAGAGAGAGGAGATGAGGTTACAAACACGAAGAAGGATGTTAGGTAACATCAGATTGATTGGAGAATTATACAAGAAGAAGATGCTTACAGAGAGGATAATGCATGAGTGCATCCAGAAATTGCTTGGGCAGTACCAGACTCCAGATGAGGAAGATATTGAGTCTCTCTGCAAGCTTATGAGCACTATAGGAGAAATGATCGACCATTCCAAGGCAAAGGATTACATGGACGCGTATTTTGATATGATGACGACAATGGCTAACAATACAGATTTGTCTACAAGGGTGAGGTTTATGTTGATGGATATTATtgatttgagaaaaaataagtGGCAGCAAAGAAGAAAAGTAGAAGGCCCCAAAAAAATAGAGGAAGTGCGAAGAGATGCTGTGCAAGAACGTCGAGCTCAGGTTGGTCGGTCCCCTCGTGGTTCAAGCACTGTTTCCTCTGCTAGAAGAGGGCAGCCTGCAGATTTAAGTCCTCGTTCATCCATGCTTTCTTCTCCAGCTCCTCAGATGACTCCTTTTCGTGGAATACCATCACAAAATCGTGGATTTGGAAGCCAGGATTGCAGGTTAGAAGCTAAACATCCACATGAGAGTAGGACATCATCAGCTGCCATGCCACAGCGATCTAGTGATGATTATAAAACAATGAGCCTTGGTCCGCGGGGAGGCCCCGGAAGGGGAACGCCTTTCAGGGGTCAAGTAATGCATTCTGCTAGTCCCGTGACTGCCAGTGCAGGTGGGTGGTCACCATACAACTCAAGACAAGAATCAATATCCAAATATGCTCCAGGGACAGTTGTGAAGCCTACTGCTAATTATGCTCGGCCAAATCAACATGAGCACGCACATTATGCAGAAAAAGAATTAACAAATACAAATCGTCCTTTTGGGGCATCTGCCGAACCACCAGCGTCAAATTCACCAGGAACGATATGGTCTGAAGAACGTCTTGGAGAAATGTCGATTGCAGCTATTCGTGAATTTTACAG TGCAGTTGATGAGGACGAAGTTGTTCTACGCATTGGAGAATTGAACTCACCAAGCTTTCATCCAATGATGCTATCGATATGGGTAAATGACTCGTTTCAGAGGAAAGAAAGGGACAGGGATCTTCTTGCTCGGCTTCTTATCAGTCTTACAAAGTCAAAGGTGGTACTGGAAACCAAACATCTCATTGAGGG GTTTGAATCAGTTTTAGCTACTTTGGAGGACGAAGTTACTGATGCTCCAAAAGCAGCTGTATTTCTTGGTCGCATTTTCGGTAGATTAATCAGCGAAAATGTGATCTCTCTGAAAGAAGCAGGACATCTTATACAACATGGTGGTGAGGAGTCTGGTCATCTTCTGCAAACTGGATTGGGATACGAAGTTCTCGAAAGTACATTTGACCTTATAAGATCAGAGAAGGGAGAATCAGCCTTGAAAGACATCTGCAGCGCGTCCAGCACACAGTTGGAAGATTTTAGACCTCCTGTTCTGTCCAAATGA